One genomic region from Spirochaetaceae bacterium encodes:
- a CDS encoding acetoin dehydrogenase dihydrolipoyllysine-residue acetyltransferase subunit → MIKAITMPKWGLSMTEGLVGDWLVAEGAAVESGAEVVLVETEKIAGAVEVADAGTLRRAVAATGDTLPVGALLGVVAGADTPDAEVDAFVQQFQDNFVPEEADAEEGGDQTETIQVGEFSVNYLRQGSAERTAVLLHGFGGDLGNWLFNQPALIADRTVIAPDLPGHGLTTKKVANGNLLCMVHVLQNMMDKLGVTEADWVGHSMGGAVALQLAQSRPELVRSLTLLASAGLGPEINTEYLQGFTAARNRRELRPHVRELFADPSLVTRQLVADLLKYKRLDGVQECLEALAYQLSDPAELSEETRQVLDTVPTLVIWGADDRITPAGHARALPNQDNVHILHNTGHMVQMERAPEVNRLITTFWNTLV, encoded by the coding sequence ATGATTAAGGCGATCACCATGCCCAAGTGGGGGCTGAGCATGACCGAGGGGCTGGTGGGCGACTGGCTGGTGGCGGAGGGCGCCGCGGTCGAGTCGGGCGCCGAGGTGGTGCTGGTGGAGACGGAGAAGATCGCCGGCGCCGTGGAGGTGGCCGATGCCGGCACCCTGCGCCGCGCCGTGGCCGCGACCGGCGACACCCTGCCGGTGGGCGCGCTGCTCGGCGTCGTGGCCGGCGCCGACACGCCCGACGCGGAGGTCGACGCCTTCGTGCAGCAGTTCCAGGACAACTTCGTGCCCGAGGAGGCGGACGCCGAGGAGGGCGGCGACCAGACCGAGACGATCCAGGTCGGCGAATTCTCCGTCAACTACCTGCGCCAGGGATCCGCCGAGCGCACCGCCGTCCTGCTGCACGGCTTCGGCGGCGACCTCGGCAACTGGCTGTTCAATCAGCCGGCGCTGATCGCCGACCGCACCGTCATCGCGCCCGACCTGCCGGGCCACGGCCTGACCACCAAGAAGGTGGCCAACGGCAACCTGCTGTGCATGGTGCACGTGCTGCAGAACATGATGGACAAGCTCGGCGTTACCGAGGCGGATTGGGTCGGCCACTCCATGGGCGGCGCGGTCGCCCTGCAACTGGCGCAGTCACGGCCCGAGCTGGTGCGCTCGCTGACCCTCCTGGCCAGCGCCGGCCTAGGTCCCGAGATCAACACCGAGTACCTGCAGGGATTCACCGCCGCCCGCAACCGCCGCGAGCTCCGGCCCCACGTCCGCGAGCTGTTCGCCGACCCGTCGCTGGTCACCCGCCAACTGGTCGCCGACCTGCTCAAGTATAAGCGGCTCGACGGCGTGCAGGAGTGCCTGGAGGCGCTCGCCTACCAGCTCAGCGACCCCGCCGAACTGTCCGAGGAGACCCGCCAGGTACTCGACACCGTCCCCACCCTGGTGATCTGGGGCGCCGACGACCGCATCACCCCGGCCGGCCACGCCCGCGCCCTGCCCAACCAGGACAACGTGCACATCCTCCACAACACCGGCCACATGGTGCAGATGGAACGCGCCCCCGAAGTAAACCGCCTCATCACCACCTTCTGGAACACCTTGGTCTGA
- a CDS encoding DUF433 domain-containing protein: MRRIVANPEILGGKPILEGTRLRVDHILGLSAHRIY, encoded by the coding sequence ATGCGTCGAATTGTCGCGAATCCGGAGATCCTTGGCGGCAAGCCAATCCTGGAGGGCACCCGGCTCAGAGTCGACCACATTCTCGGCCTGTCTGCTCACCGCATCTATTAG
- a CDS encoding alpha-ketoacid dehydrogenase subunit beta, producing MAQLTIRLAINQAFHQEMERDSSVILMGEDIIGGTGSPGEQEAWGGAMGIYKGLYREYGDRLLDTPLSEAAFVGAAIGAATCGLRPVAELMFIDFLGVCFDQIFNQAAKFRYMFGGKAETPVVIRTMYGAGLSAAAQHSQTLTSIFTHVPGIKVVCPSTPYDAKGLMIEAIRDNDPVIFCEHKKIYETTGDVPEEQYTIPFGEAEIRRDGDDVTIATYGMMVQRALEAADTLAGDGIECEVIDLRSLSPLDTDTILESVENTGHLVVVDEAPPRCSVAADVAAQVARDGFGDLRAPVGMVTAPHTPVPFSPELEKHFVPTAEKIAGCVRDTLDD from the coding sequence ATGGCACAGTTGACGATTCGCCTGGCAATCAACCAGGCGTTCCACCAGGAGATGGAGCGCGATTCGAGCGTGATCCTGATGGGCGAGGACATCATCGGCGGCACCGGCAGCCCGGGCGAACAGGAAGCGTGGGGCGGCGCCATGGGCATCTACAAGGGCCTGTACCGCGAGTACGGCGACCGCCTGCTCGACACGCCGCTGTCGGAAGCGGCGTTCGTGGGCGCCGCCATCGGCGCGGCCACCTGCGGCCTGCGCCCGGTCGCCGAGTTGATGTTCATCGACTTCCTGGGCGTGTGCTTCGACCAGATCTTCAACCAGGCGGCCAAGTTCCGCTACATGTTCGGCGGCAAGGCGGAAACGCCGGTGGTGATCCGCACCATGTACGGCGCCGGGCTGTCCGCCGCCGCCCAGCACTCGCAGACGCTGACCTCGATCTTCACCCACGTACCCGGCATCAAGGTGGTGTGTCCGTCCACGCCGTACGACGCCAAGGGGCTGATGATCGAGGCGATCCGCGACAACGACCCGGTGATATTCTGCGAGCACAAGAAGATCTACGAGACCACCGGCGACGTGCCGGAGGAGCAGTACACCATTCCGTTCGGCGAGGCGGAGATCCGCCGCGACGGCGACGACGTCACCATCGCCACCTACGGCATGATGGTGCAGCGCGCGCTGGAGGCGGCCGATACCCTGGCCGGCGACGGCATCGAGTGCGAGGTGATCGACCTGCGCTCGCTGTCCCCGCTCGACACCGACACCATCCTGGAAAGCGTCGAGAACACCGGCCACCTGGTGGTGGTGGACGAGGCCCCGCCGCGCTGCAGCGTCGCCGCCGACGTGGCCGCTCAGGTGGCGCGCGACGGGTTCGGCGATCTGAGGGCGCCGGTCGGCATGGTCACGGCGCCGCACACGCCGGTGCCGTTCTCGCCGGAACTGGAGAAGCACTTCGTGCCCACTGCCGAGAAGATCGCCGGCTGCGTGCGGGACACCCTCGATGATTAA
- a CDS encoding ATP-binding protein gives MLAPLVNRTAELRRLDAAWQRAADGVPQLLVAWGRRRVGKTFLLSHFAQGKRAVFFGATQQAEAVELRRLGEVIRRDLGDEAAHLAGGGFPSWEAALQFFAAAAAERPLLVILDEVPYLARSTPGFASIVQVVWDHLRPGTRLALVLTGSAVGVMEDVLGAGGALRGRPTLSLPLAPMDLIAAREFLPDLSAEDLLQAYAACGGYPLHLRQWQEGLSTHDNLRRLAFTPGGVLLEDAEGMLREELSPTGGYAQILAAIGRGRTRFSHIAGDVGQRIDHALDVLIKTGFVAKVMPVGAPRGARGSYEIPDPYLRFWFQVLYTEAALIEGGQGDAVLERVLPRWQTHLGSVFEEQARAHARRLVRRGELPADLVIGRWWSGRGATVEVDVLGLRGSRTALIGEARWQSSPLGRRDLEALRRKVPFVPNPVDEPTLALWGRGGVAPEVQRAGALGFSIDDVVA, from the coding sequence ATGCTTGCACCGCTCGTGAATCGGACCGCGGAGCTCCGCCGGCTCGATGCGGCCTGGCAGCGCGCCGCCGACGGGGTGCCTCAGTTGCTTGTCGCCTGGGGGCGTCGGCGGGTCGGCAAGACGTTCCTGCTGTCGCACTTCGCACAGGGCAAGAGAGCCGTGTTCTTCGGCGCAACCCAACAGGCCGAGGCGGTCGAGTTGCGCCGCCTTGGCGAGGTGATTCGCCGGGATCTCGGCGATGAGGCAGCCCATCTGGCCGGGGGCGGGTTTCCGTCCTGGGAGGCGGCGCTGCAGTTCTTTGCCGCGGCGGCCGCGGAACGGCCCCTGCTCGTGATCCTGGACGAGGTTCCGTACTTGGCGCGTTCGACCCCCGGGTTTGCCAGCATCGTGCAGGTGGTGTGGGACCACCTGCGCCCCGGGACCAGGCTGGCACTGGTCCTGACCGGCTCCGCCGTAGGGGTGATGGAGGACGTTCTGGGTGCCGGCGGCGCCCTGCGTGGACGCCCGACGCTGTCGCTGCCGCTGGCCCCGATGGACCTGATTGCGGCGCGCGAGTTCCTGCCCGATCTGTCGGCCGAGGACCTGCTGCAGGCGTACGCGGCGTGCGGCGGATACCCGCTTCACCTCCGGCAGTGGCAGGAGGGCCTCTCGACCCACGACAACCTGCGCCGGCTAGCGTTCACGCCGGGCGGCGTGCTGCTCGAGGACGCCGAGGGCATGCTCCGCGAGGAACTCTCACCGACCGGGGGCTACGCCCAGATACTGGCAGCGATCGGGCGCGGGCGGACGCGCTTCTCCCACATCGCGGGCGATGTGGGCCAGCGCATCGACCATGCATTGGACGTACTGATCAAGACCGGCTTCGTGGCCAAGGTGATGCCGGTGGGAGCACCGCGCGGCGCACGCGGCTCGTACGAGATACCCGACCCCTACCTGCGCTTCTGGTTCCAGGTGCTCTACACGGAGGCCGCGCTGATCGAGGGAGGGCAGGGCGACGCGGTGCTGGAACGGGTGCTGCCGCGCTGGCAGACGCACCTCGGCTCCGTGTTCGAGGAGCAGGCCCGCGCCCACGCGCGGCGGCTCGTGCGGCGCGGAGAGCTTCCCGCCGACCTGGTCATCGGACGGTGGTGGTCCGGACGCGGCGCCACCGTGGAGGTCGACGTGCTCGGCCTCCGCGGCAGCCGGACCGCGCTCATCGGCGAAGCCCGCTGGCAGTCGTCACCGCTTGGCAGGCGCGACCTGGAGGCGCTGCGCCGCAAGGTGCCCTTCGTTCCCAACCCGGTCGACGAACCGACCCTGGCACTGTGGGGCCGCGGCGGCGTCGCCCCGGAAGTCCAGCGCGCCGGAGCCCTGGGCTTCAGCATTGATGACGTGGTGGCATGA
- a CDS encoding phytanoyl-CoA dioxygenase family protein: MADKQAPAGLADLERDGFLLVRGALDGDTVAAWKHKLYDMHRRGLNEIDNSVGNVAFESLLKLEPELALGVVGHPSVAPYLKAMLGKQCQLRSLRAHINPRAYRQEWHMDFADYHYQERNSGAARPLRALCMNTTFYLTDNTPERGRLTFLKNYVDRLLPDELLPHIHYTDDRSNPFQAWCDAQPQEHLYPRAGDAIVFFAHIPHQGVKFGDDPEDDIRANLVLHFQQNPMYPGIRFVSSPDFTLQTLGYAGTFPFADS; the protein is encoded by the coding sequence CTCGACGGTGACACGGTGGCGGCGTGGAAGCACAAGCTGTACGACATGCACCGCCGCGGCCTGAACGAAATCGACAACAGCGTCGGCAACGTGGCGTTCGAGAGCCTGCTGAAGCTGGAGCCGGAGCTGGCGCTCGGCGTGGTCGGCCATCCGAGCGTCGCCCCCTACCTCAAGGCGATGCTCGGCAAGCAGTGCCAGCTCCGCTCGCTGCGCGCCCACATCAACCCGCGTGCCTACCGCCAGGAGTGGCACATGGACTTTGCCGACTACCACTACCAGGAGCGCAACTCCGGGGCGGCGCGCCCGCTGCGCGCGCTGTGCATGAACACCACCTTCTACCTGACCGACAACACCCCGGAGCGGGGCCGGTTGACGTTCCTGAAGAACTACGTCGACCGCCTGCTGCCGGACGAGCTGCTGCCGCACATCCACTACACCGACGACCGCAGCAACCCGTTCCAGGCGTGGTGCGACGCGCAGCCGCAGGAGCACCTGTACCCGCGCGCCGGCGACGCCATCGTGTTCTTCGCCCACATTCCCCACCAGGGGGTCAAGTTCGGCGACGACCCGGAAGACGACATCCGCGCCAACCTGGTGCTGCACTTCCAGCAGAACCCGATGTACCCCGGCATCAGGTTCGTCAGCAGCCCCGACTTCACCCTGCAAACCCTCGGCTACGCCGGCACTTTCCCCTTCGCAGACTCGTAA